One Nitrospirota bacterium genomic window, TCAGCCTCCGCGCGTCGCCGATGGAGCTCTCGACAAAGGTGTTCGGATTCCGTTCGACCTTCTGACCGCAGGCGGAAAGAAATAATACGATGATAAGAACGAAAAAGCGTAACCACAGAGAACACAGGGTAAGTCGTGAGGAAGCTGAAAACAATTTCTTGTTTTCGTTTAGTGTCCTCTGTGTTCCCTGTGGTGAAGAAAGATTCTTTTTTTCTGTTATCTTGGTTGTCATGGCGAAAACAAAAAGAAAGGGTAGGCAAGGCCTACCCCGTGATATGCGCATCAGTCAAAAATCCAGGTGCGGCTATTTTGCCGGAGCCGGCTCAGCTGGTACAGGCGATGTGAGCGGCGTTGCCGGCGAAGTCTGCGTCGGCTGCTTCACGCCTTCCATGATCGAGCTCCTCGTTTTGGCCGTGGTAAACGCCAGGGTGAGCGAGGTGATCATGAAAATAATCGCCGCTCCAGTGGTGAGCTTGGACAGGAAGCTCTGAGCGCCCCGGGGGCCGAAGACGGTATTGGAAGCGCCGCCGAAGGCCGCGCCGATGTCAGCGCCTTTCCCTTTCTGCACAAGAACCATGGAGATCAAAATGACCGAGACAAGAACATGGAGCGAAACTAAAAATACTCGTAACATTACTACCTCCTTAAAATATCACTTCCGCAAAGACTGCGGAAGCTGGCTAACAGGCTTGCAAGCCGGTCAGCCGGCAAGCTGGAACGCCTCCCTTCGGCGTTCCCTGTGGTTACACAATCGTCATTTAAAATTCACCAGCGCCGCGAACGACTCCGGTTTCAGGCTTGCCCCGCCTACGAGCGCGCCGTCGATGTCCGGCTTGGCCATGAGCGTTGATACGTTCTCGGGCGTCACGCTGCCACCGTACTGGATGCGGAGCGCGCCGGAGACATCAACATTGTACATCGATTGAATCTTCTGCCGGATGAAGGCATGGATCTCGTTCGCCTGGTCCGGAGTCGCGGTCTTGCCGGTGCCGATGGCCCAGACCGGTTCGTAGGCAATAACGATCTTCTGCATCTCGGCCGCGGCCACGCCCTTGAGCGCGCCGACCACCTGGCGTTCGATCACCTCGTTGGCCTTGCCGGCCTCACGCTCGCTCAGGAGCTCTCCCGCGCAGACAATAGGCAACAGCCCCTTGTTCAGGGCCTGCCGGACCTTCTTGTTCACCGTCTCGTCCGTCTCGCCAAAATACTGCCGGCGTTCACTGTGGCCTATAATAACATACTTACAGCCTAAATCCAACAGCATTTCTGCGGAAATCTCGCCGGTAAACGCCCCCTTTTCCTCCCAGAACAGGTTCTGGGCAGAGAGTGACATGTTCGTTCCCTTGATGGTTTCGGCCACAACCGGGATCGACGTGAACGGCGGGGCAAGCACGATGTCCCGGTCCTTGACGCCGGACACGAGCGGAATGAGCTTGCTTGCGAGATCACGCGCCTCGGTCGAGGTCTTGTTCATCTTCCAGTTGCCCGCGATAATCGGTTTTCGTTTT contains:
- the secG gene encoding preprotein translocase subunit SecG, with the protein product MLRVFLVSLHVLVSVILISMVLVQKGKGADIGAAFGGASNTVFGPRGAQSFLSKLTTGAAIIFMITSLTLAFTTAKTRSSIMEGVKQPTQTSPATPLTSPVPAEPAPAK
- the tpiA gene encoding triose-phosphate isomerase, with product MNPKRKPIIAGNWKMNKTSTEARDLASKLIPLVSGVKDRDIVLAPPFTSIPVVAETIKGTNMSLSAQNLFWEEKGAFTGEISAEMLLDLGCKYVIIGHSERRQYFGETDETVNKKVRQALNKGLLPIVCAGELLSEREAGKANEVIERQVVGALKGVAAAEMQKIVIAYEPVWAIGTGKTATPDQANEIHAFIRQKIQSMYNVDVSGALRIQYGGSVTPENVSTLMAKPDIDGALVGGASLKPESFAALVNFK